In one window of Kosmotoga pacifica DNA:
- a CDS encoding TRAP transporter small permease, protein MRQVFSIIEKVIIALLVVALTLMVVFIFSQVFARFVLNKPLSWTEELSRHLMIWMVFLATAVGYRHGAHLFIDLLPSKLSKKGKMVLLIIFDSIIIYFLTIMFVYGLELVEKTSFQYSAALQYKMSYVYMSLPAGAIFMFIFSIEKILEHLGLLKERGGQEK, encoded by the coding sequence GTGAGACAGGTATTTTCAATTATAGAAAAAGTCATAATAGCTTTGCTTGTTGTCGCTCTAACTCTTATGGTTGTATTTATATTTTCACAAGTATTTGCAAGATTCGTGCTAAATAAACCGCTCAGCTGGACCGAAGAGCTTTCTAGGCATTTAATGATATGGATGGTCTTTTTAGCAACAGCGGTTGGGTATAGGCATGGTGCACATTTGTTTATTGATTTGCTTCCAAGCAAATTATCCAAAAAAGGGAAAATGGTATTATTGATTATTTTTGACTCAATAATCATATACTTTCTTACTATCATGTTTGTATATGGACTCGAATTGGTTGAAAAAACAAGCTTTCAATACTCTGCTGCTCTTCAATACAAAATGTCATATGTTTATATGTCTTTGCCTGCTGGAGCAATATTTATGTTCATATTTTCCATTGAAAAAATACTTGAGCATCTCGGACTTTTAAAAGAGAGAGGGGGTCAAGAAAAATGA
- a CDS encoding TRAP transporter substrate-binding protein, whose product MKRFIVLFVVVVLVASLLGAKTMRLVFASAYAKEDHQTQSLIKFAELVKEKTNGEIVIDVMYGGVLGGERDVAEGIQLGTVDGAILGGILQNFDPAMAILEFPFLFKNEAHIKYVMNGPIGQVINERLQEKIGMRFLSIIMRTSRELTTNKPINSLADLKGLKIRVPEMKAHLETWKALGANPTPLAFPEVYTALQLGTVDGQENPLPVIYANKFYEVCDYLAFTDHLPGFMMIIINNKLYESLSYEKRIALLEAAKEASEYNDKILAESIESIKNELAKHMTFTYPNKDEFREAAKDVYKKFSNVPGFTELYLAIKAAGEKF is encoded by the coding sequence ATGAAACGTTTCATTGTATTGTTTGTGGTGGTTGTATTGGTTGCGAGTCTCTTAGGTGCCAAGACTATGAGATTGGTTTTTGCTTCGGCTTATGCAAAAGAAGACCATCAAACGCAGAGCTTAATCAAGTTTGCAGAATTGGTTAAAGAAAAGACAAATGGTGAAATAGTGATTGATGTTATGTACGGTGGAGTTCTTGGCGGAGAAAGAGATGTTGCAGAGGGGATACAACTCGGTACAGTAGATGGAGCAATTTTAGGGGGCATTCTACAGAATTTTGATCCTGCAATGGCAATTTTAGAGTTCCCGTTTCTGTTTAAAAATGAGGCTCATATCAAATATGTTATGAATGGGCCAATAGGGCAGGTAATAAACGAAAGGCTTCAAGAAAAAATTGGTATGAGATTTCTATCAATAATAATGAGAACATCAAGAGAATTGACAACAAACAAGCCAATAAATTCATTGGCTGATTTGAAAGGGTTGAAAATAAGGGTTCCTGAAATGAAGGCCCATTTAGAAACCTGGAAAGCCCTCGGTGCGAATCCCACACCGCTTGCTTTTCCTGAAGTTTATACTGCCTTACAGCTCGGTACGGTTGATGGACAAGAAAATCCGCTTCCAGTAATTTATGCGAACAAATTTTATGAAGTATGTGACTACTTAGCTTTCACTGATCATCTTCCAGGTTTTATGATGATAATCATAAACAACAAACTCTACGAGAGTCTCTCCTATGAAAAAAGGATAGCTCTTCTGGAAGCCGCTAAAGAGGCAAGTGAATACAACGATAAAATCCTTGCTGAATCTATCGAATCAATTAAGAATGAACTGGCGAAGCATATGACATTCACTTACCCCAACAAGGATGAATTCAGAGAAGCAGCAAAAGATGTTTATAAGAAATTTTCAAACGTTCCCGGGTTCACAGAACTATACCTTGCGATAAAAGCTGCTGGTGAAAAATTCTGA
- the proC gene encoding pyrroline-5-carboxylate reductase, whose amino-acid sequence MKIGVIGVGNIGSILVERFLETKPELKLYIFNRSPQKMEPYKELDGIVCCGNAAEVCEKAEIIFFAVKPQDVSALFEQVRVVEFNEKIIVSTMTGISIKVIMEELGTDRVVRIMPNIPGMIGKGVTGICFSPAISKEKRDLVIELLEAIGSTVEVNEKDFAAVTALSGSGPAFVFVIVEALIDIGLKMGLSYDKARELILHTISGSVELLKEKGNHPGEFRHLVTSPSGTTIEGIYSLEREGLRGTIMKTILDTYNRARKINEDIEKSL is encoded by the coding sequence ATGAAGATTGGTGTGATAGGTGTCGGAAATATTGGTAGTATCTTGGTAGAGCGTTTTCTGGAAACAAAACCGGAATTAAAGCTGTATATTTTTAACCGTTCCCCTCAGAAAATGGAACCTTACAAAGAACTGGACGGGATTGTGTGCTGTGGCAACGCCGCTGAGGTTTGTGAAAAGGCTGAGATCATTTTCTTTGCCGTGAAACCCCAGGACGTATCTGCCCTATTTGAACAGGTCAGGGTGGTTGAGTTTAACGAGAAGATCATAGTCAGTACCATGACAGGCATTTCTATTAAGGTCATCATGGAAGAACTTGGAACGGATAGAGTTGTTCGAATCATGCCCAATATTCCGGGAATGATAGGGAAGGGGGTTACTGGAATTTGTTTTTCTCCGGCTATTTCGAAAGAAAAACGTGATTTGGTGATAGAACTGCTGGAAGCGATTGGAAGTACTGTTGAAGTCAACGAGAAAGATTTTGCGGCGGTCACTGCATTGAGCGGAAGCGGACCGGCTTTCGTTTTCGTGATTGTAGAGGCTTTAATAGACATAGGCCTGAAGATGGGACTTTCCTACGATAAAGCGAGAGAACTGATTTTACATACGATCAGTGGCTCTGTCGAATTGTTAAAGGAAAAGGGAAATCACCCTGGTGAGTTTCGCCACCTGGTGACTTCCCCATCCGGGACTACTATCGAGGGGATATATTCCCTCGAAAGGGAAGGGTTACGCGGGACTATTATGAAAACTATTCTGGACACTTACAACAGAGCCAGAAAGATCAACGAAGACATTGAGAAAAGCCTGTAA
- a CDS encoding aminoglycoside adenylyltransferase domain-containing protein, whose amino-acid sequence MLEKADNITPYSDVNTILHKLKSSVKAVLREQFIGMYVHGSLASGDFNPESSDIDFLVVTANELSGKTIAALKDMHACITNSGSKWARKLEGSYIHQHALKQYNPPDAPRPYVNEGNFHLVKYGSEWILEKHVLLEHGIVIEGPPLQTLIDPIKPDDIRQATLAILNEWWLPMLHDTTRLKSDEYQAYGVLTMCRILYTLKHGTIASKPVSAAWVKKEFNGQWTSLIELALTWREGMHLSILNELMNFIRFTLNQAKKVK is encoded by the coding sequence ATGCTTGAAAAGGCTGATAATATTACTCCTTATTCAGACGTCAATACTATCTTGCACAAACTAAAATCGAGCGTGAAAGCTGTTTTAAGAGAACAATTTATAGGCATGTACGTTCATGGCTCATTGGCAAGTGGTGATTTTAATCCTGAAAGTAGCGATATTGATTTTCTCGTTGTCACTGCCAATGAGTTATCAGGGAAAACTATTGCGGCATTGAAAGATATGCATGCTTGCATTACTAATAGTGGTTCTAAATGGGCAAGAAAACTGGAAGGGTCATATATTCATCAACATGCTCTTAAGCAATACAATCCACCGGACGCTCCACGCCCTTATGTGAATGAAGGGAATTTTCATTTAGTCAAGTATGGAAGTGAATGGATTCTCGAAAAGCATGTTCTTTTAGAACATGGAATAGTAATAGAAGGGCCGCCGCTTCAAACTTTAATTGATCCTATCAAGCCGGATGATATAAGACAAGCTACACTTGCAATATTGAATGAATGGTGGCTGCCTATGCTTCACGATACAACCCGATTAAAAAGTGACGAGTATCAAGCTTATGGCGTCCTTACAATGTGCCGGATTCTTTATACATTGAAACATGGAACCATTGCTTCAAAACCAGTGTCAGCAGCCTGGGTAAAGAAAGAATTTAATGGTCAATGGACATCATTAATCGAACTAGCACTGACCTGGCGTGAGGGTATGCATCTATCAATATTAAATGAGTTGATGAATTTCATCCGTTTCACATTAAATCAGGCGAAGAAAGTTAAATAA
- a CDS encoding MerR family transcriptional regulator: protein MNGHLRIGEVSAKYGVSNRTLRYYEEVGLLKSFRDPDSKYRYYDKEACKRLEMIIFFRNLQLTIKEIKAIFTGNAADEMIRIFTSRYRSLEEEQRLLENLRHTVKSILEYTLNNGHNGFSIPELVQDIGFHLTENEIEFKEREEKPMSSKLSDVRIIELKPFNVAYYRAISESPELDAWKVMFDWLKNTGILNSPTTRFFGFNNPNPSPDKAEYGYEVWVTVPEGFETGGEIKTKNFEGGLYAVSSSYLYEISEKWMQLVEWVKESDYQFGEHQCLEETISPNKIPDANTQFDLFCPVVSK, encoded by the coding sequence ATGAACGGACACCTGAGAATCGGTGAAGTATCCGCTAAGTATGGTGTATCTAACAGAACTTTAAGGTATTACGAAGAGGTAGGACTTTTGAAGAGCTTCAGAGATCCGGATTCAAAGTATAGATATTACGATAAGGAAGCCTGTAAAAGATTGGAAATGATTATCTTCTTCAGAAATCTACAACTTACCATAAAGGAGATTAAAGCAATATTTACCGGAAATGCAGCTGACGAAATGATAAGAATTTTTACCTCTAGATACAGATCTCTGGAAGAAGAACAGAGATTACTCGAAAACTTGAGGCACACAGTCAAAAGTATACTTGAATACACTCTCAACAATGGCCATAACGGCTTCAGCATTCCAGAATTAGTTCAGGACATAGGTTTCCATTTAACAGAAAATGAAATTGAATTCAAAGAACGGGAGGAAAAACCTATGAGTAGTAAGTTATCAGATGTCAGGATAATTGAATTAAAACCTTTCAATGTCGCATATTACAGGGCTATTAGCGAAAGCCCGGAATTAGATGCCTGGAAGGTTATGTTCGACTGGCTAAAAAACACCGGTATTTTGAATTCACCAACAACAAGGTTCTTTGGCTTTAATAATCCGAATCCCTCGCCAGATAAAGCTGAGTACGGTTACGAAGTCTGGGTAACGGTACCGGAAGGCTTTGAAACCGGAGGAGAGATAAAAACAAAGAACTTCGAAGGTGGACTTTATGCAGTTAGCAGTAGCTATCTGTATGAAATAAGTGAAAAATGGATGCAACTGGTAGAATGGGTAAAAGAAAGTGATTACCAGTTCGGTGAACATCAATGTTTGGAAGAAACCATTTCGCCGAATAAAATCCCAGACGCAAACACACAATTCGATCTCTTCTGTCCCGTAGTTAGCAAATAA
- a CDS encoding TRAP transporter large permease, producing the protein MMLTLYLVILFGLAFIGLPVAFSLGFSTLLYVQIGTRLPLTIVFQRMLAGIDSFPFMAIPFFMLAGMLMNEGGLNRRILEFSRALVGHFWGGLSAVSIVGSMIFAGISGSSVADASGLGSILIPAMKEEGYDPEFAASINAVSSTVGIIIPPSIPMILAGVATALSIRDLFLGGAIPGIIVGLGMLVISTMISKKRKYPKYQKVTFKELLKVFMKTLPALVEILIILGGILGGIFTPTEASVIAVVYAFILGKFVYRELKLKNLFEVFKKVAISSAIVLFIISTASAVTWVLAYSRLPQILADTLPHLFPTPTTMLIALGILFLIAGTFIDVSPGVILFGPILLPAVKVVGVDPVHFTVIMVFALAIGLFTPPVGTTLFISCYLAKTEIMPTVRESMLFFFEMVAILFLIILLPKLVMFLPSLAR; encoded by the coding sequence ATGATGCTCACTTTGTATTTGGTAATTCTTTTTGGGCTGGCTTTTATTGGTCTACCAGTGGCTTTTTCTCTTGGGTTTTCGACATTATTGTACGTCCAAATAGGCACACGGCTCCCTCTCACAATAGTTTTTCAGCGAATGCTTGCCGGGATTGATAGCTTCCCATTTATGGCCATTCCCTTTTTCATGCTCGCTGGAATGTTGATGAATGAAGGTGGTTTGAACAGGAGAATTCTAGAATTTTCAAGAGCTCTTGTTGGCCATTTTTGGGGTGGCTTATCCGCAGTCTCTATTGTTGGAAGTATGATTTTTGCCGGTATTTCAGGCTCTTCGGTTGCTGATGCGTCTGGGCTGGGTTCGATATTGATTCCAGCTATGAAAGAGGAAGGATATGATCCCGAGTTTGCTGCGTCGATTAATGCCGTCTCATCAACAGTTGGAATCATAATACCACCGAGCATACCAATGATTCTTGCGGGAGTTGCTACCGCACTGTCGATTAGGGATTTATTCCTTGGCGGAGCGATTCCGGGGATTATTGTCGGTCTTGGAATGCTGGTAATCTCAACAATGATATCCAAAAAAAGAAAATACCCCAAGTATCAAAAGGTTACATTCAAAGAGTTGTTAAAAGTATTTATGAAGACTCTTCCAGCGCTAGTTGAAATTCTCATTATACTTGGGGGTATTTTAGGAGGAATTTTTACTCCAACAGAAGCATCAGTAATTGCCGTTGTCTATGCTTTTATCTTAGGCAAATTTGTGTATAGAGAATTAAAGTTGAAGAACCTTTTTGAGGTTTTTAAAAAAGTAGCCATCAGTTCTGCGATTGTGCTATTCATAATTTCCACAGCCTCTGCTGTGACCTGGGTATTGGCTTATTCAAGACTACCACAGATATTGGCAGATACGTTACCTCACCTGTTTCCCACTCCCACAACGATGCTTATCGCTCTTGGTATACTTTTTTTGATTGCAGGAACATTTATCGACGTTTCCCCTGGGGTAATTCTTTTTGGACCTATACTTCTTCCGGCGGTAAAAGTTGTTGGGGTTGATCCGGTTCATTTTACAGTAATAATGGTTTTTGCGCTTGCAATTGGGCTTTTTACTCCTCCTGTGGGAACTACTCTTTTCATCTCATGTTATCTTGCCAAAACTGAGATAATGCCTACAGTTAGAGAATCAATGCTTTTCTTTTTCGAAATGGTCGCAATCCTATTCTTGATAATTTTATTGCCAAAATTGGTAATGTTCTTACCATCATTGGCACGTTAA